From one Babesia bovis T2Bo chromosome 3, whole genome shotgun sequence genomic stretch:
- a CDS encoding variant erythrocyte surface antigen-1 alpha subunit, whose product MAPASTFTPKASLTEAPTNLKEAIDWVLRVTGRDGKENKDECICGLAAAVTDLLQSVELEYHGYQGEGADPKKGATEHQVTDHLHGLFSLVQGLGGTVVVRTYIDQLAQVLSALVGWSRIDKCSIGSCDHGKKGSTCQYLQDKTPENKCGACGCMKWNVDEADQEEKGHHLGRGCQRCSDSGGSEHNCSCSGGGSDCTAETCKCALAGKCCKCCCKDKCGKCSDKCSCVEEEEKYKSAYTKTLKTLSWVEKVVKNEPPTWEHLTEASTGTTTDGTASHRRHRCARILLGSVCLIWSGLTYMYWTGKYAESSPRWNNHIVDGSGLDDGTLSQWLQALGFPRDMLNNSGPQNRLDKVIWDGFKEKFYLGFPDTSQWNDVHGRDQDGNTFRDPSSMNFAGYIHTLEKGAFGDSVFKADGSVPDQNKLGPLYKLYILSCAYFTGLQKKTSESATKSTANNPKTIREILYWLSALPYSEAYKGLLDHCNSALEKASPTDKKLLFYQENRWAPITVHEYNLFAHFQAVTQYCPLVLIGIQGGIHSSKSTDNTKEPAIHALYANTECSFTYPTVSIQAYNQVVHYIRALFYQLYFLRKQCAVKVTCGGKWRECRYGQGVVSKGVISWMCLGCDPMEHDRKKRVGEMGNKLNKLPLGSNGSDAKKIKDVLEAIGQVVVQLGNAQEALEGKKTEAINAVKTALGTAKTELEKARTELDTAVKQVKSGLTGKELTKAKEALEKLTGNGGKGDLLGDVVGHSGLGKVDSGEYDPGKNKISAAIKGVRDALEALKEELKDDKSPLYGTLPGWVATSFHQATEQIKDICTSPKCHQCDLHSKKCGRPSNLTVCQTCLQPTTTGVPSPLQAFLEDRLPGFSCNNIPEGDNPEYPPAADHLGHCNGSGQCCPLPMGFRNQFHKGSSRDCTGKRLYGILYFFSNENMMQSCVYTLVRVTAALSATTPQVLGDVFGFFRGGVGNPVVKEGEDSKKCDHITDPKDSNNSKEYFCGWCASGLREEVKKIEWIPFDTKPGGQYMDKVGKALRDIKGEKGSTSTPYSSAAPQSSNTSLSRLTKNCQYLSPLTGELYTAVSATFGGTYLSWVLYLSDALEGGLKSLSEAFLQIECRGCKGQCDPNKCRKGEHGSTTGSAGLCQCQSIVSCTGVLPVLYRHGFSYGNPFNLEGYQQSGKEKGDYSIDDKGGKKRCDDFLSSLQAVIDKNKQDPSQDQDTKEHPLSNLLSQVGKLQYDIRLPWIFVLTLAWLVAVLYLAFGAIWPLDWTHMRSHWLRGGAHQWEAMWYKVMTGRKGMELVEYFGRQRV is encoded by the exons atggcccCTGCAAgcactttcacgccgaaggcgtcccTGACAGAGGCAcctaccaacctgaaggaggccattgattgggtcctcagggtaactggtagggatggtaaagaGAACAAAGATG aatgtatatgtggcctggcggcggcagtgactgacctactgcagtcagtagaactggagtaccatg gctatcaaggtgaagGCGCTGACCCAAAGAAAGGCGCCACTGAACACCAAGTCACAGACCACCTCCATGGACTattctccctagtccagggactaggtggtactgtagtggtacggacctatatagaccagctggcacaggtactcagtgcactcgttgggtggagtaggatAGATAAGTGTAGTATTGGCAGCTGTGATCACGGCAAAAAAGGCAGTACATGTCAGTATCTACAGGATAAAACGCCGGAGAACAAGTGTGGAGcgtgtgggtgtatgaaatggaatgtGGACGAGGCGGACCAAGAGGAGaaaggacaccacctagGCAGGGGTTGTCAGaggtgtagtgatagtggtggtagtgaaCACAATTGTAGctgtagtggtggtggtagtgacTGTACTGCTGAGACTTGTAAATGCGCTTTAGCTGGCAAgtgctgcaagtgttgttgtaaggatAAGTGTGGGAAGTGTAGTGATAAGTGTAGCTGTGTTGAAGAGGAAGAAAAGTATAAATCGGCATACACAAAGACATTAAAAACATTAAGTTGGGTCGAAAAGGTTGTCAAAAATGAACCACCCACGTGGGAACATTTGACGGAAGCGTCTACTGGAACCACTACCGATGGCACAGCCAGTCACCGTCGCCACAGATGTGCCCGTATcctcctagggtcagtctgtctcatttggagtggacttacttatatgtattggaccGGGAAGTACGCCGAAAGTAGCCCCcggtggaacaaccacatcGTTGATGgcagtggtctagatgatggtacactgTCACAATGgttacaggccctagggttcCCAAGggatatgttgaataatAGTGGGCCACAGAATAGACTTGACaaggtcatatgggatgggtttaAGGAAAAGTTttatttgggattcccggaTACTAGTCAGTGGAATGATGTCCATGGCAGGGATCAAGATGGTAATACATTCAGGGATCCATCTAGTATGAATTTCGcgggatatatacataccttaGAGAAGGGTGCATTTGGTGATAGTGTCTTTAAGGCAGATGGCAGTGTCCCTGACCAGAATAAGCTCGGTCCGCTCTATAAGCTCTACATACTATCGTGTGCCTACTTTACTGGATTACAGAAAAAGACTAGTGAGAGTGCTACTAAAAGCACCGCTAATAATCCTAAGACCATCAGGGaaatcctctactggcttagtgcattgccatatagtGAGGCATATAAGGGACTATTGGATCACTGTAACAGTGCACTAGAGAAGGCATCTCCTACAGATAAGAAGCTTTTGTTCTACCAAGAAAACCGTTGGGCTCCCATTACCGttcatgaatacaacctctttgcccacttccaagcagtgactcagtactgtccactggtcctcataggtatccagggtggaataCACAGTTCTAAAAGCACTGACAACACCAAGGAACCTGCCATTCATGCCCTGTATGCTAACACAGAGTGTTCCTTCACatatcccactgtgtccatccaagcatacaaccaggtggtgcactacattagggctctattctatcaactctatttccttaggaagcaatgtgccgTGAAAGTGACTTGtggaggcaaatggcgtgaatgtaggtatggtCAGGGGGTAGTCTCTAAGGGGgtaattagctggatgtgcctggggtgtgaccccatggaacatgataggaaaaagAGGGTGGGGGAGATGGGGAACAAACTCAACAAACTACCATTAGGATCGAATGGCAGTGATGCAAAGAAGATCAAGGATGTACTGGAGGCTATAGGtcaggtagtggtacaattgggtaatgcccaggaggcattggaagggaagaagaCGGAGGCGATCAATGCGGTGAAGACGGCACTAGGGACGGCTAAGACGGAACTAGAGAAGGCTAGGACGGAACTAGATACGGCGGTCAAGCAGGTGAAGAGTGGGCTGACTGGGAAAGAATTAACGAAGGCTAAGGAAGCACTAGAGAAGCTGACAGGTAATGGTGGTAAGGGAGATCTTCTAGGGGATGTAGTGGGACATAGTGGACTAGGGAAGGTCGACAGTGGTGAATATGATCCCGGTAAGAACAAGATAAGTGCTGCTATCAAGGGAGTACGTGATGCATTGGAGGCATTAAAAGAAGAACTAAAAGATGATAAATCACCGCTATATGGCACATTACCGGGATGGGTCGCGACATCATTTCATCAAGCTACAGAGCAGATAAAGGATATATGCacctctcccaagtgccaccaatgtgacctACACTCCAAGAAGTGTGGCCGACCATCAAATCTCACTGTCTGTCAGACCTGCCTCcaacccactaccactggtgtcccctcccccctccaggcattcctcgaggatagGCTACCAGGGTTTAGTTGTAATAATATACCTGAAGGGGACAACCCAGAATACCCACCTGCTGCAGATCACTtaggacactgtaatggctcaggtcagtgctgccccttgccaatgggttttagaaaTCAATTCCACAAGGGAAGCAGCAGAGATTGTACCGGcaaacgcctttatggGATCCtatacttctttagtaacgagaacatgatgcagtcgtgtgtttatacattggtgagggtcacagcagccctcagtgccaccacaccacaggtattgggtgacgtctttgggttctttaggggtggtgtaggaaatCCAGTAGTGAAAGAAGGAGAGGACAGCAAGAAGTGTGATCACATTACAGATCCTAAAGACTCAAATAACAGTAAGGaatacttttgcggctggtgtgcctctgggttaaggGAAgaggtaaagaagatagagtggataccattTGACACTAAACCAGGTGgacaatacatggacaaaGTCGGTAAAGCGCTAAGAGACATTAAGGGCGAGAAGGGCAGTACCAGTACCCCGTATTCCAGTGCTGCTCCACAATCCAGTAATACTTCCCTCTCACGACTCACtaagaactgccagtacctctcccccctaaccggtgaactctacaccgcagtgagtgccactttcggtggaacatacctctcatgggtactatatctatcagatgccCTGGAAGGGGGTCTAAAGTCACTGTCAGAGGCATTCCTGCaaattgaatgccggggctgtaagggacaatgtgaccccaataagtgcaggAAGGGAGAACACGGTAGCACTACAGGGAGCGCCGGACTATGTCagtgccaatcaatcgtatcatgtaccggggtactaccggtgttgtatagacatgggtTTAGctatggtaacccattcaatctggaggggtaccagcaGAGTGGTAAGGAGAAgggagattatagtatagatGACAAGGGCGGGAAGAAGCGTTGTGACGATTTCTTAAGCAGTCTTCAGGCAGTGATTGACAAGAACAAGCAGGACCCCTCTCAGGACCAGGACACTAAAGAACACCCCCTGAGCAATCTCCTCTCACAGGTCGGCAAACTGCAgtacgacatacggctcccctggatctttgttctcacaCTAGCCTGGttagtagcggtactgtacctagcatttggtgccatatggccactggactggacacatatgaggtcgcattggttacggggtggagcacaccagtgggaagcaatgtggtataaggtaATGACGGggcgcaaaggaatggaactggtggagtattttggtagacAGAGAGtgtaa